The Marinifilum sp. JC120 genome segment GAATTATATCAGATTAAGACATTCGTGGTGGTGGCCGAAGAAGGTAACATGACTCGTGCTGCTAAACGGTTGCACGCCAGTCAATCCACCATCAGTCTACATATCAAGTCCCTTGAAGAAGAATTTGACGTGCGCTTGTTTCTGCGCACCCCCAAGGGTATGCAGACCACAGCTGAAGGCAAACTGTTGCTGGAAAAAGCCCGTGATATTTTAGATTCCGTTGAAAAATTTGAATCCGAGGCCCAGAGCATGAAAGGTGAGCTTTCGGGTGTCGCACGCGTGGGTTTGCAAACTTCACCTATTTATCTCAGGACTCCGCAGCTTATTAAATTGATCAAGGAAGAGTTTCCGGGGTTGTCCGTGCGTCTGGTGCAGATGCCCACTTGGACAATCCGCAGTGATATTGCCGCCCGCAAGCTTGATGGCGGCTTTTTTTATTCCAATTGTCCGCCCGAAGAGGTGGATGGCATTCTGCTGGAGAATACCATATTGCACGTGGTCGGCCCGGCTTCATGGCGTGACCGCATGGCCGATGCCGGTTGGGAGGATCTATCCAAGCTCGACTGGATCTGGACCCCGGAGGAATGCTCTTTCAACGTCAAGCTCGAAGAAACTTTTTCCTCCCGCGATCTTGAAGTTTCCAAGTCCATGATTGCTGACAGCGAAGATACCCACAACGCGCTGGTCAAGTCCGGTAACGGCATTACTGTCATGCGTGCGGACGAAGCTGCTGAGGGAGTCGAAAAGGACGAATTTTATATCTGGCCCGGTGGACATATCGAGGTCGGGCTTTATTTTGGATTTCCACGCAAAAAAGAAAGTGATCCCGTGGTTCGGGCTCTTTTAGACTGTGTTGAGCAAGTCTGGAAAAAGGCGTAGTATTTTGCCTCCGGCGGCCAAAGGGGAAGGGGGAACTTTTGCTAACGCCAAAAAGTTCCCCCTTCCCCTTTGGAATCCCCATCCCCCTCAAAACGCGTTAGTTGGGGGGGGGGGAGTTGTTTCAATTTAGCAATCACTGCCGGACAAGGCGGCGAAGCCTTAATAAAAGTTTTTGAAGAGTCCAGAGAAACTTTTTTCAAAAAGTTTCTTTGGTCCCCGAAGGGCCGCCGGAGGCCTTACATATGCAAAATTATCCTGAACAATTATCCCGATCCCATAAAAAATTTCTGAAAAACTTGTTTCCCGGCAGGGAATCTAGTTTTGACGACGGCACTTTGCTGGCCTGCGGTGTGGATGCCAGCCAGAGACACGCAAAACCGCTGGCTTTGGTGCGTCCGCAAGAAACCGCACAGGTTGCGGAGCTGCTCAAATGGGCGCAAACGGAGCGGGTCCCCATCTACCCTCGTGCACGGGCGACTAATAAAGTTGGTAACTGCGTTCCGGTCCGCCACGGGGTGGTGGTCTCCATGCTTGATATGAATTCGATTCTGGATATCGACAGCCGCGATTTCGTAGCTGTTACCCAGCCGGGAGTGATTACAGCTGATTTGCAGAAGGCTGTGGAAGCAGCGGGACTGTTTTATCCGCCTGATCCGGCAAGCATGAAAATTTCTACTATCGGTGGCAATGTCTCCACTTGTGCCGGGGGCATGCGGGCCGTGAAATACGGAGTGACCCGCGATTACGTGCTAGGGCTTGAAGTTGTCCTGCCCGGAGGTGAAGTCATTCGCACCGGGGGCCGTACCCAGAAAAATGTGGTCGGGCTGGATTTGACCCGCCTTATGGTCGGTTCTGCCGGAACATTGGGGTTGGTCACCGAGGCAACCCTCAAGCTGCTTCCGCTGCCGGAAACATCCGCATCCGTGCTGGTGGGATTCAAGGGTCTGGATGACAGCCTGAATGGAGCCGAGGCTGTGTTCGGTTGTGGAATCCTGCCCACGGCTATGGAACTCATGGACCGCAATACCATTAGGGCTTTGGAGATGCATTCTGATGTTCCTTGGCCTGAAGGGACCGGGGGATTGCTTCTGCTCAAGATTGACGGTTCTGCGGAGTCCGTGAAAACCGACCTTTTACGCATTGAAGAAGCTTTGCAGAGTGTTGAAGTTACTTTTGTAGAAAAGGGCGGTGGTGAGGATCAGGAACGGCTCTGGGAGCTGCGCCGGGTGATTAGTCCGGCGGCGTTTAATCTTGCTCCTAATAAGCAGGGCGAAGATGTTGCCGTGCCGCGCGGCAGGGTTGCCGAGGCTATCAAAGGCTACCATGCTATTGGGAAGAAGCTTGGGGTTGTTGTGCTCTGTTTCGGCCATCTGGGTGATGGCAATATTCATGTCAGCACTATGTATGATAAATCAGCTCCCGGTCAGCAGGAGAGTGCGCTCAAGGCCAAGCAGCAGATTTTCGGCCTGACCCTTGAACTGGGCGGAACCTTGTCTGGGGAACACGGCATCGGGATGACTAAGGCCAAATACATCAACATGCAGCTGGATAAAACTCAGCAGCGGCTCATGGCTGGCAT includes the following:
- a CDS encoding FAD-binding protein, with the translated sequence MQNYPEQLSRSHKKFLKNLFPGRESSFDDGTLLACGVDASQRHAKPLALVRPQETAQVAELLKWAQTERVPIYPRARATNKVGNCVPVRHGVVVSMLDMNSILDIDSRDFVAVTQPGVITADLQKAVEAAGLFYPPDPASMKISTIGGNVSTCAGGMRAVKYGVTRDYVLGLEVVLPGGEVIRTGGRTQKNVVGLDLTRLMVGSAGTLGLVTEATLKLLPLPETSASVLVGFKGLDDSLNGAEAVFGCGILPTAMELMDRNTIRALEMHSDVPWPEGTGGLLLLKIDGSAESVKTDLLRIEEALQSVEVTFVEKGGGEDQERLWELRRVISPAAFNLAPNKQGEDVAVPRGRVAEAIKGYHAIGKKLGVVVLCFGHLGDGNIHVSTMYDKSAPGQQESALKAKQQIFGLTLELGGTLSGEHGIGMTKAKYINMQLDKTQQRLMAGIKKTFDPLNIMNPGKVV
- a CDS encoding LysR family transcriptional regulator yields the protein MELYQIKTFVVVAEEGNMTRAAKRLHASQSTISLHIKSLEEEFDVRLFLRTPKGMQTTAEGKLLLEKARDILDSVEKFESEAQSMKGELSGVARVGLQTSPIYLRTPQLIKLIKEEFPGLSVRLVQMPTWTIRSDIAARKLDGGFFYSNCPPEEVDGILLENTILHVVGPASWRDRMADAGWEDLSKLDWIWTPEECSFNVKLEETFSSRDLEVSKSMIADSEDTHNALVKSGNGITVMRADEAAEGVEKDEFYIWPGGHIEVGLYFGFPRKKESDPVVRALLDCVEQVWKKA